CTTAATTACACTACATTACTGGCAGTGCAGTAGCCAGTAAATTACTTTCAATATACAGGAAAAGGTTTTTAGATGTTTTAAAACACAGAACTGTAGTCTGTGACACATAGCTTAGTGGTtaaagagcgttgggccagtaactgaaaggttgctggttctaaTCCCGAGCCGACCAGGGGGGAATAtctatgcccttgagcaaggcacttaaccctaattgctacggtacatcactctggataagagtgtctgctaaataaggGGCCCACAATTTTTTTACTCAGGCCACCTTTCCAGTATTGGGGAACATCTAGCGTCCCCCCTGCATGCGCATGCCATGCCTATTTCTGTGGGTACAAGCACTGTTCaggacacaaactgttcacacacctgttggtggagagaacattttctaggtttaaagcttatttcttgcaattctatccATTTTGTCATGTGGGACagaacatttagcagttttaaagctaattttgttgcaattctatacattttgccatgtctaatgtgtattcatatgATATCtaagtgactcaaacattacatcAAAATCTATGGACTAAAACACCTAGCTAAAAAACGTTAGCTGGcgtgggctagttgatctggacatttctgttATAAATAGTTATAAATAGCTGTCTAAGGTAATGATTGACATGATGAGGAAAACTGATTATGCACTGCACAATTTCGAAATTGTACATTCTACAATTACatctttcaagagtaagttgaaagccggactgagttcctTAAAAATGTGTAATAATACTTTTAGTTTGTTTTGGGGGGAGCCCTTTGCTCCAGTTTGCAAACCActgtgctaaatgactaaaataaaacatttgctgaattacagtaaattactggTAGCACAGTAGTCAGTAAATTACTGTAGATTTACAGGACAAGGTTTTTAGATTTCCAAAATACGGTAAAAtagtactgtattctgtgggtacagcattctcactaacgggtgcaacaaatatagcctcaaAATAATTTAAATAGCCAGAGATTCTTTCCCCGCCCACAACCTTTTCCCACAATGCTCCATAATTCACAGTATGCTGCTGTAAATATACAGCAAAACAGGTAATAATttactgtaaaaatgtattattaattGCAATTGCTGTAATTTTACAGCAGTGTAGCAGCATGCCATTGAGTCCCCATACTACATTGttctttacagtactgtactttaATATAGAATTATGtagttaaatgtatttttttgcagTAAATTTACAGCATCTGTTGGTGTACCTTTCTACCTTCCAACCTACCTgcttacctacagtaccagtcaaaagtttggacacacctactcattccagagttttgctttattttgactattttctacattgtagaataatagtgaagacatcaaaacctaTGGAATCAtttggtaaccaaaaaagtgttaaacaaataaaaaatatatttgagattcttcaaagcaccctttgctttgatgacatctttgcacactcttggcatgctctcaaccagcttcatgaggtagtcacctggaatgcatttcaattaacaggtgtcccttgttaaaagttaatttgtggaatttctttccttcttaatgcgtttgagccaatcagttgtattgcgACAAGGatgtggtggtatatagaagatagccctgtttggtaatagaccaagtccatattatggcaagaaaaagCTCAAATGaggaaagagaaacgacagtctatcattactttaagacatgacggtcagtcaatacagacattttcaagaacttttaaagcttcttcaagtgcagtcacaaaaaccatcaagcgctatgatgaaactggctctcatgaggacaagctacaggaaaggaagacccagagttacctctgctgcagaggataagatcattagagttaactgcacctcagaaatggcagcccaaataaatgcttcacaaagttcaagtaacagacacatctcaatatcaactattcagaggagactgcgtgaatcaggccttcatggtcaaatttctgcaaagaaaccactactaaaggacaccaataacaataagagacttacttgggcaaagaaacacaagcaatgcacattagaccagtggaaatcggtcctttggtctaatgagtccaaatttgagatttttggttccaacctctgtgtctttgtgagacacagagtaggtgaacggatgatctccgcatgtgtggttcccaccgtgaagcatggaggaggaggtgtaatggtgtgggggtggtttgctggtgacactcagtgattatatttagaaagcatggctaccatagcattatgcatcccatctggtttgtgcttagtgggactatcatttgtttttcaacaggacaatgacccaacacacctccaggctgtgtaagggctatttgaccaagaaggagagtgatggagtgctgcatcagatgacctggcctccacaatcacccgacctcaacccaattgagatggtttgggatgagttgtaccgcagagtgaaggaaaagcagccaacaagtgttcagcatatgtgggaactccttcaagactgttggaaaagcattccaggtgaagctggttgagagaatgccaagagtgttcaaagctttcatcaaggcaaagggtggctactttgaagaatgtaaaatataattggttactacatgattccaaatgtgttatttcatggttttgatgttttcactattattctacaatgtaaaaataaagaaaaacccttaaagtaggtgtgtcaacttttgactggttctgtacctACTTACTTATCTGTCTACCTACCTGCCTACATGCCTTCCTACCTGCAGCACTTACTTACTGCACAGGAATTCCTCCAAGAAGGTCTTCACTCACCAGGCTGTGATAGGCGTTCCAGTAAGTCAGGACAGGATTTTATTGCACCGCCACCATGGAGCAAAGTCCAAAGTCCACTATGGAGCACAGTCCAACGGTGGGTCCTTAGACAGACAGCAGAGGTCCTGCTGtggctgcctgcctctctgtctgtctgtctgtctgggctccTGCTCCCTCCGGCTATGAGGAAGTAGTTAGGGTGATTTAGGCTATCCCCTCTTTCATAATGTACGTACCCCAGGGCCACGCGGACCAGGGCCAGGCCCTATGCCAGGCCCAGCCTCTGGATCTGTTGTCTTCGGAGGGATCGTCGACATGTGAGTACTGCTACTGACCTGGACTGGTAATCTTGCTTGTACTGTTATTACGGTTGCTGTTACCGACCCGGACAATAACTGcttctgttactgttactgttctagCTGCCTCTCAAGCTACTAGGTGCCTCTCAGAATGTTTTGTTTGTGACACGAaaggtgtgatcatatagcctgaTGGTCCAGTTCAGCGttttccaaactcggtcctgggaaCCCCAAGGGGGTGCACGTTTTTAGTATTTTTCTCTAGCACTACACAGATGATTCAAGTAATCATAACTTGAAAATGTGCACCCCATTGGGTCCCCGGGACCaggtttgggaaacgctggtccAGTCTATTTGTGCTTTGGCCaactcctctctctgtttgttcattgtcaagccaaacatgtaTGGCATTACAAGGAAAGAAGAGTTGGATAGAGATATACAGTGTGGAACCAGGCTAGTGATCACAGTACTTCTATATTACAGTTGAATGAAGGGTGTGAAGACATGGAACTTTCTTTTAAATCGCTCACTATTTAGCAAATATGGACATTGGTGAATTTCCTCTTAATATCATAATTTCCATTGCCAAACGTACTTTCTCATTGTCCAAATCGGTTCATTCACTAAAAACATGGTCAATATGAATTACGTAAGTGTCACAATAAGACAGTTCAGTTTATAGTTTTAGCCTATCAATCTGAGTGATAAGAATATAGCACGATGGCTGTTCAGAGGCCGCCGCCTCTCATTTACTGAAGAATAAACCAGGGCCGTGTTCATAAAGCGTCTCATAGTAGGagtgctgttctaggatcagtttggtTTCGCCTTTTAAATCATAACGAATAACGAGGgaccagcactcctactctgagatgctttgtgaattcGGACTCAGATCGATTAACAAGCATAAGTACAAGAACTTGACTTGACTACTAGGTCTAGATTAAATCCGGACCGCAGAAGATCCGCGTTATAGCGTGATTGACGTTTAAAggtcatttctgattgagccAACTGACTTATACAGTGTTTACCGTGATGCGGTCTCCACGAAACActgaagcattgcctttaaaggCGGATTGAATCTAGCCATTAGTCAGACCTTGGTCGGCCACTTAATAACAAGCAGACACATAGAGGTCCACTTTAATCCCTGCCATTAGCCAATGCATGACACCCCAACAccttgtggaccccaggaagtgtcAGCTGCTGCATGTGAaacagctaatggagatcctaaaCAGCTAAACCTTCCCCCCTCCCCAGCTCAGGAGCTGAAGACCGAGCCAGAGACCAGGCCAGATCAGGCGGAGGTCTGTCCAGTCTGCGGAGACAAAGTGTCTGGCTACCACTATGGGCTGCTCACCTGCGAGAGCTGCAAGGTAATGTAGGCCCAGCGTGATCGACGACACACTTCTTTTCAATGACACACTTGTTTCAAATAGTATTGGGATGATTTTGTTGACTGTTAcattgagcctgcctggagtggcAGATgggatgttgttgttttttccttACTTTTGGGACTATTTCATTTGTTCTATTACACCAGGCCAGCTCAGTCAAGAGCAGCTACATGAAACCaagagtatttttttatttaacctctctatCGTAGATCTAAGTGATTTCGTCGTTTCCTTTGAGACATAACGAGGCGCACAAAAAGCATCCTAGCAGCAGCTTGAttgagctctgtctctctctcccccccctctgtctccctgtctctctcctctctatctgcaGGGTTTCTTCAAGCGTTCGGTGCAGAACAACAAGCGTTACACCTgtgcagagagacagagctgtcCCATGAACCCCTCCCAGAGGAAACGCTGCCCCTACTGCCGTTTCCAGAAGTGCCTGGCCGTGGGCATGAAGAGAGAGGGTACGGCACTCACtcacatgcacgtgcacacacacacttaaaccaAATGCATACACCCACACtcaaacacatgcatacacacacacctgtgtgcaTACATGCACACAAAACAATCAATGTGTGTCCTCTAAACAATCCTTGAGACCCAGCACAGGACAGACCTGCGGGACTCAGAAGCATTTAAAGCAGGGATGAGCAACTAGTGAGCCCCTTTTGAAGGCCCTCTGATCAATCcagagctcccgagtggcgcagcggtctaaggcactgcatctcagtgctagaggcgtcaccacagaccCCCTGGTAtgagtccaggctgtatcacaaccggccgtgattgggagtcccatatggcggcgcacaaatggcccagcgtcatctgggtttggccggtgtagaccgtcattgtaaataagagtttgttcttaactgactttccttagtttaataaaggttcaatttacaacaacaaacaaaaatatCCTGCGAGCAACTGCGGCCCCCACCCCCCGATGAGTTCAGATGTTTTgaggcccccacccccatcaaagttgcccatccctgatatacagtatacaggtaactgccagcaCAAAGGaaaccaacataaagtgtcttaatagggcgttgggccaccacaatCCAGAaaagcttcaatgcaccttggcatagattctataaGTGTCTGGAATTATATTGGAGGGATGCGAGACTTCTTCCActagaaattccatcatttggtgttttgttgatggtggtggaaaacgctgtctcaggcaccgctccagaatctcccataagtgttcaactgGGTTGGGATCTGGTCACTTACatttgttttcatgctcatcaaaccattcagtgaccactcgtgccctgtggattgttatcctatgggggcatagccatggtagccaaagtAATGGCccaaataatggcctgcccacaattattatatatgaccgtaagcatgatgggatgttaattgctttatTCATTTATTCAGGAAACACACCTATGTGAAAGCACcggctttcaatatactttatcACTCATGTACTGATGTGTTCCCATTATGTGTACCTGTGGAAATCTCCTCTGTGCTAGCTTGCATAATGCCTTACCTTAACTTCCATTGACACCCTTCCATGTTCTGCTCCCTCATATGACTTATCTGTGGACTCATAAACCAGAACTGACCCAGATAGTGTACACTAAAACATGCTGACATCAGACCCGGGTTCAAGTAGTATTGGTTTGTCTTTTCAAATATTTCTTCTGAGTTTGATTGAGCTTGCCCGGCACTGCTGGCACAATGGGAGTTGGAACCATTCGAATACTCCCCGAACATATGCACACCCTGCCCAATGAGCCCTCCTGGCAGGATTGTTACTCCTGTTACTCTCTCTTCATTTGTTATAGTGTCAATACACTCACATGTagcttttttttaatatatttttaatGTACTCATTTTACTCTCTTCATTATAGTGTCAGTATACTGATACCTCTACTGTATGTTACTCTCTGGTCCTACAGCGGTAAGGGCAGACCGAATGAGAGGTGGCCGGAACAAGTTTGGCCCTCTGTATCGACGAGACAGGCAGATGAAACAGCAGAGAGGGGTctaccaccaccagcagcacaACACCACCCCCTACAGGATCAAACTGGAAAGTGCACAAACGCACCAGCCTTCTGTTTCAAACAACATTCACCTGATGTCCAGTCACACATTGGCACCCCTGCCCTCTGACAATTTCCACCAATCGCAGGCCTACCCCTCTAATATGGGCCATTCAGAGCTCCCCCCCATGCTTCTGGACTGCACCATGAACCGGGACAGGAGGGCTCTAGCTCCTCCCCCGTCCCTGGCTTACCCTGAAGTGTACCACCGTTCCATCCATGGAGGGGGATCAGGATACCACCAGGAGAAAAGTGAGATGATGCCTTACAGCTACGGCCCGGCACCTCCAACCCCGCCCACACCTAACGGGTTACTCACCACGCCCACAATCACCCCGAGCTccaccccaaccccaacctcCACGTTGACTGCTCCTACACCTAGCTTCCTGGCCCAGCTTCTGGAGGGTGAGCCGGATGAGCACCGGCTGTGTGCCAAGGTGCTGGCCAGTCTGCAGAGAGAGCACGCAAGCCGTGGGAAACACGACTGCCTCAACACCTTCAGTATCATGTGTAAAATGGCCGACCAGACTCTGTTTGGGCTCGTGGAATGGGCCAGGAACAGTGCTCTCTTCAAGGAGCTTAAggtcatacagacacacacacacacacacacacaaaataaattaTCCTCATAGAAAACAATGGGACACTTTCAATTCACTTCCTGAATCGACTGTATTGAGAGGTGAACTGACCTGTGTGTGGTCCTGGTGGTTACTCCTTTAGGTGGAGGACCAGATGGTGCTGCTGCAGAGCTGTTGGAGTGAGCTGCTGGTGCTGGATCACCTGTGTCGACAGGTGGCCTACAGCAGAGAAGGCTGCATCTATCTGGTCACAGGACAACAGGTAGCTACCACCTCCAATCACtgtcctccttcccttcctcctccatgTGGTCGTCCTTGTACTTGTTCTCATGCtcgtcctcatcctcttcctcaccctttccatctcctcctcctcctcctcctcctcctcctcctcgattAGCTCATACTATAATGTATTGCCTGAATAATACTATAGGGCCGAAAGTCCCAACTAGTTTGAACGTCCTGTGTAATCTGAATCGTGTGAGAGGAAGACTCCATACCACTCTCACTTGAGTACCTTACCTAGTTACTTTCAGATGATATCGTTTTGCTTTTTTGTTGCTTTGGAAACTATGTGTAATTTAGTGTACCCTACACACACAACTCATGTGGAATTCCTGGTCTCTGGCAACATTTGGAACTGCTGATCTGCGGTTAAGAACGCCGAGTTCATCTCATCCTATGCTGCCGTTCAGTCCTTTTACCTTTTTGGCCCTGatggagacatggatcaccccagagaacactgctactctcttttcttctcatttgaattccatgctgtcacttgtccactcaagcttaaaaTTGTTATCGTCTATTGCCCACTAGGTGCCCttagagttcctcaatgagcttggcACCTCGATAAACAcatttcctgacgatggctcaccGCTGTTTGTATTTGCCGACTTCAACCTCGCAATGTCTGCCTTTGATTCATTCCTTTACAACTCCATCTTTCCCCTCCTTGccccttttgacctcaccctttctcagtcccctcccactcacaaagcaggcaatacgcttgacctcatctttactagaggctgttcgcctactaatctcacAGCAACCCCCCTCCAAGTCTCTGGTCACTAcgttgtttccttttctgtctccctttcctccagccctagccactcagcccctactcagatggtcaCTAGACTTccagaggacctatcatccttccactccctcctctcttctcctctatctgctgctaaagccactttctatcactctaaatttcaagcttctcCCCTCTAACCCTAGAAAATAGTTTCCACCTTCTGCTCCCTACTTAATCCTCCATTCTCCTTCTCTGCAGACAACTGTCACCCTCTTTGAAAAGGTTGAAGGCAATCACTCCTCatccactcacacagaactaccctacgccttgacctccttctcccctctctctccagatgaaatattGCGACTAGTGAGGTCCGGCCGCCCGACAACCCCATCCCCttctcacaaaaagcttatttctctaaaatgtttacaaatttgcttacatccctgttagtgagcatttttcatttgccaagataatccatccacctgacaggtgtggcatatcaagaagctgattaaacagcacgatcattacacaggtgcaccttgtgctggggacaataaacagtcactctaaaatgtacagttttgtcacacaacacaatgccaaagatgtctcgtgttttgagggagcgtgcaattggcatgctgactacacgAAATTCCATCCAATTGTCTGGATGGTGTCATGTCTGGAGGTCCTAAATATTCCTGTCTCTCTGATGCAGATTGAGGTGTTGAACATCCTGACCCAGGCAGGGGTCACTCTGACCAGTCTGGTGTCAAGGACTCAGGACCTGGTGGTTAAACTCAAGGCCCTCCACCTGGACACACAGGAGTTTGTGTGCCTGAAATACCTGGTCCTCTTCAACCCTGGTGAGTCCTCCAGTCCTTCTGAATGTTACTTTGCTCTGATGTACCTCTGCTGTAGGTCTCTGGTTTTGGTCTCAGCCAAGGAATCTCCACTGGAAACGGACAACTTGATTGGGTTTTTGTATTAGACTATCTCACATAGTAGACACTTCCCAATTGTTCaatctgtctctgcctgtcttttCCACACGGCAGACGTGAAGTCAGTTTGGATAGTCCCCTACAGATGGTTTATAGATCTGTGCACTAACTGTCTCTACCTGTCCTTCTCGACCCTGCAGATGTGAAGTCGGTGCAGGACCGCGGGCAGGTGGAGCGGACCCAGGAAAGGGTGAACCACACCCTGATGGACCACACCCTCTACACCCACCCGGGTCACACCGACAAGTTTGGCCAACTGCTGCTACGGCTTCCTGAGGTTCGCAGCATCAGCCTGCAGGTGGAGGAGTATCTGTACCAGCGCCACCTACAGGGTGATCTGCCCTGCAACTCATTGCTCACAGAGATGCTGCACGCTAAACACAGCTGAATACCGCCTTGCCCTGCTAACAGAGAATGCTTTACAATACCCTGggactgtcccaaatggcaa
This genomic stretch from Salmo trutta chromosome 32, fSalTru1.1, whole genome shotgun sequence harbors:
- the nr5a5 gene encoding nuclear receptor subfamily 5, group A, member 5: MYVPQGHADQGQALCQAQPLDLLSSEGSSTSQELKTEPETRPDQAEVCPVCGDKVSGYHYGLLTCESCKGFFKRSVQNNKRYTCAERQSCPMNPSQRKRCPYCRFQKCLAVGMKREAVRADRMRGGRNKFGPLYRRDRQMKQQRGVYHHQQHNTTPYRIKLESAQTHQPSVSNNIHLMSSHTLAPLPSDNFHQSQAYPSNMGHSELPPMLLDCTMNRDRRALAPPPSLAYPEVYHRSIHGGGSGYHQEKSEMMPYSYGPAPPTPPTPNGLLTTPTITPSSTPTPTSTLTAPTPSFLAQLLEGEPDEHRLCAKVLASLQREHASRGKHDCLNTFSIMCKMADQTLFGLVEWARNSALFKELKVEDQMVLLQSCWSELLVLDHLCRQVAYSREGCIYLVTGQQIEVLNILTQAGVTLTSLVSRTQDLVVKLKALHLDTQEFVCLKYLVLFNPDVKSVQDRGQVERTQERVNHTLMDHTLYTHPGHTDKFGQLLLRLPEVRSISLQVEEYLYQRHLQGDLPCNSLLTEMLHAKHS